A genome region from Triticum aestivum cultivar Chinese Spring chromosome 2B, IWGSC CS RefSeq v2.1, whole genome shotgun sequence includes the following:
- the LOC123043723 gene encoding 60S ribosomal protein L22-2, which yields MARGTAATAAAAAKGKKKGSVSFVIDCTKPVEDKIMEIASLEKFLQERIKVAGGKAGNLGDSVTVTRDKSKVTVTSDGAFSKRYLKYLTKKYLKKHNVRDWLRVIAANKERNVYELRYFNIAENEGEEED from the exons ATGGCTCGCggcacggcggcgacggcggcggcggctgccaagggcaagaagaaggggtcCGTCTCCTTCGTGATCGACTGCACCAAGCCCGTGGAGGACAAGATCATGGAGATCGCGTCGCTGGAGAAGTTCCTCCAGGAGCGCATCAAGGTCGCCGGCGGCAAGGCCGGGAATCTCGGCGACTCCGTCACCGTCACGCGCGACAAGAGCAAGGTCACCGTCACCTCCGACGGCGCCTTCTCCAAGAG GTACCTCAAGTACTTGACAAAGAAGTACTTGAAGAAGCACAACGTGCGGGACTGGCTTCGTGTGATCGCAGCCAACAAGGAGCGCAACGTGTACGAGCTCCGGTACTTCAACATCGCTGAgaacgagggcgaggaggaggattAG